GGTAAGAAGCAAAATGGCAAGAAAAGCCAACCCGGGTTTTACAAAAAGAACCACTAGAACACCATCACtgctggctgagcagctcctgcttcctctgGACATTGGACAGCCATGAGGTTCACCAGCAGCGCATTTGAACGGAGAGGTGGAGGCACAGTGACCGGATACACacacaggagaggaggaagcctTTTGATAAGAGACCTTCAGCCACACCCAAAGCCTCAGTCTGGGCCACAAACACAAGTGTTGCAGCCCATGTAGAATGGAAGGCAATGTTTTACGATTTTATCCCATTTTACGGTGTTAGAAATCTCTTCAGCTGATTGGTGCCCTTTTACCAACAAGGAATTTAGTCTGCTGCACTCTGTCTCTTCTTTTGAAGTGGAGAGAAATACAATTCTCCTGCATGTGCTGGTGAACTCCAAGTTTTGTCTGCATGAGAATTTGGTTGTGGTCTCTGTATTTGGTGTGGGATATCTCATCATGGAGTAGCCCAGGCACTGCATGACTCTACGAAGGAGTCTGGAGAAGGATCATCTCCAAAGAGTCTTACTTTCATTGTCATTATTGCCAAACACACTCATCTTGGGTGGAGGTTCTTTCCGAGTTTCTGGACCATTTTAAGGCCTCTAAACCATCCTCTTTTCTATCAGAATATCTGCAGTTGGAGATTTTCCTAGTGAGATCTTTCACATCCCAAAatgcccatccccagctccaAGCAGTTGCTCCAGACAGGAGACCTGGAGAGCACTTTCTTctaagacaagaagaaaaaggtgcTTTCTAGAACTCTTCACTCTTGGGGTTCTCCATCcgcagagctccagcaggggAACTTAACCCTAGTTTGGAGACCTGCAGGATTTATAGGAACGAGGAAAAAAGCCAGGCCCTCTGCAAGATTGAAGTACAGGGACTGGAATGCAGCTGTAGTCTCTCTGGGTGTATTAACAGCTGTGGTAGTGACCGCTTGGATCAGTGGGCAGAAACAAGTACTGTAGCAAAGCAGTCCCAGTTTTGTCATCTTTCCAGGGCAGTAAAAGGGAATGGTCCTTTCTAGTGATCTTGGAGGCCAGAAGATTCCCTTCTCAGCCTGActttctgggctctgctcagtgaTTCTTCCCTCCTCTGTTTGCAGGTGGTCGAGACAGCCCCGGAACCGGCTCCCACTGTGgtggaggagagcagccaggagtTGGAGGTGTACCGCAGTGCTGTGGTTGCCTACACCCAGTTCAAGCTGAGCACGACCATGATTCAGTTCAAGAGTACCTTGCCCTTCCAGACAGGGACAGCCACGTGAGTGCTGGAGGCCctgtgagcaggagctgcctttgcCCAAGGCTGACCCAGAACTGCTTCCCAGAACTCTACCCCACCCAAACCAGCACAGGCCCTTTTACGTGCACGCAAAGCCAAGCAGGAGGTGGTGCTCAGGAGAGGCTCAATGCTGCCATACCTTTCTGCTGAGAACAGCCATGGGTTTGCTTTCACTGTATGTCACCTGTCCTCATCTGCTCCAGAATAAGTTTGCAGTCAAACCAAGACCTAAAGTCCAGAATAAACCCCTTAGCTTCAATGTCCTGGGCACCATGTTGGCCCTTTTCTCTTAAACTTCCagactttgaaatattttcttgggCCACCCAGGACAGCAGTCTGAGCATGGCTGGGTTGCCTGGGGAAGATGCTCCTCAGGAGAAAGTGGTATCAGGAGTCCATCAGACAATATTACTGTACTATTTGCTTTATACTTCTTGgacatttttttattcctccttcTTGCTTTTTAGTTTCACACTGCAAAACACAGGCGAGGTAGCTCTGGAATACTCCTGGGAGAAACCTGCAGGGAGTGAACCAGTGAAGAAGCTGAAGAAGCCATACTCAACCAGTCTGATGCGTAAGAGCATTTCACTTGGTAGCTGAGGGCCCGAGGAGAAGACCCTGCCACTTCAGTTCAAACCATGAATTGCTTTTTCATCCTTGTCCACGCATCCACTTTCATCAGCaccttcccagctgcagctggagagttTTCTCCTTGTCCCCCTCTGCCTTTCAGCCCCTTCTGTTCTTGCTGAGCCacttctgctctgcaaagcagctgagccaggctctggggagagcCACGTGCCGGGTCAGGACTAGGAAGGGGGACACCAGGTCATCTCTTTGAGAAGTCTGAGACCGGGAAAAACAGTGGTGTAACGAgtgagctgccctgcagccactgtcTGTGTGCAGTTCCCCACTCCAGGGCAAACGCAAAGTCACTGTCTGAAACCAGCTTTCCTGCTTTGGCGCAGGAGTGTGTGCTCAGGCAGAGACCCTGCTCCCGACACTCTGTCTCCTGCTAGAATAAAGTACTTGACCAGAGATTCTCCAAGTGCATCCCAGCTCTCTTCCACctacctgcagcaggaggcagagttGCTGGGAACACAGGATTTTGTCTTTGGAAGGtatcctcttcctccctgcagGTCGGTTCCTCTCCTATGATACTGTAAAGCATCGCAGAAAGCTGCTGCGTCTTTTCTGGTCGGAGCAGGACCATCCTTCGGAGACACATCCTAAAGTGCGGCAGCTGCGGCggcctgctgagcagcagcaggattctgagcagcagcaggagccagatTCCAAGTGGCAGCAGGAttctgagcaggagctggattccGAGCAGGATTCCgagcaggagctggattccgtgcaggagctggatttcgtgcaggagctggattccgtgcaggagctggatttcgtgcaggagctggattttgtgcaggagctggattttgAGCAGCAGCAGTATTCTGAGCAGGAGGACCGTGTCAGCACCTCCCTAGAAGTTTTTCCAGATGTTGTCCATGACCTGTTCTCAATCAACCCCTACTGTGGCATCATTGCTCCTGGCCAGAAGGAGACCTTTGACGTGCAGTTCTTCCCAGAGTGCCTGGGGAAGTTTAAGACCACCCTGCTGTGCAGGTGGGAAATATCTCCACGCTTGCCAACTCATGCTACTGATGGGTATCACTGAATCAcagggtgggacagggtgggaagGACCACGCTAGGTCATCTGGTGCCACTTCCCTGCTGAAGCGGGGTCATCCCAGACTACGTGGCACAGGGTTGTGTCCAGAGGACTCTGGAATAATTCCAGTGAGGGAcactccacaccctctctgcGCAACTTatcaccctcacaggaaagaagttcttcctcagaTTCAGGTGGAATTGTCTTGTTCAGGTTCTGCCcgttgcctcttgtcctgttgctgggcaTCACCAAGCCCAGCCTGGTTCATCCCCCAACACCCTCCCTTCAGTCCCTCTGACTGGgatggggagccccagggaggcagcagaaacaCCCACAGGAGCACAGAAAGATCCTCATCTTTCATCACCATCTGTCACCCCTTGGCAGGGAGGCACTGGGAAAAGACACTGTATGAAACAGTAAGCTTGTGGAGGGTTGCAAAATCTGCAACAAGAGATCCAGAGACCAGCcagtccccagctctgcttccttttGGGAAAAGCAAGGCCTGCTTCTCCACATGGAACCCCATGTGCTGTAGTTGGTCCCCGGGCATTTAACTGGTCCTGTTCCTGCCCTTGCATCTCTGCAGCCTCCATGCAGCTAGTGCAGCTGTTAAATCTGCTGCTCGCTGCTTGCACAGAGACAGGATGCAACACTGTGTGCCctgcaaggagacagaaaaGCGGCGGGCTGGGAATGTTCCTCTGGCTAATACCAGTCCCTCTCTTCCTAGGATTCCTAACCTGCAGCCAGGTGAGAAGATGGGGCAGGTGACTTTggaaggcagagcccaggagaaggacagtCTGGATAAACCATTAGAAGAGACAGAGTAAGGCCAGGGACCCAAGAAGGAGGTGCTCTAAAGACCAACACTTGAGTGACAACATTTGTGTCAGCTGGAGCGTGCGGCAGGAGCTGGTGACATCCTAccttctgctgctggtggtcTCCCACCCTTCACCAGAGACCTCTGCAGCTACCCTCCCACGTTCCAGTGAGCACCTCCCTCTTACCTAAGTTGATTAACTAATTGTTGATTAGATTGATAAGTAATTGATAATTTTCCCTTAATTGTTAATAAACAATTGCTAATAAATTGTTAATTGTCAgcttgtcttggtttgaaagacaggtgtctgccagACCTCTCTGGAATGGAGAATGAGATCCCCCTTCCCTACCAATtattataactttgaaattaaggggctttcaggcaaagatgTGGGAAAAGGAGTGTCAGTTCTTTACCAGTATGTACAAGGCAAACAACCAACACCACCGGCAGCAAGGACAAACAGAACCAGAGACCCAAGCCCAGCCTTCCCTCGGCTGCAGGCACTTTCCCTTTGGTGTAGTTCCAGTCACAGccgggcagggaagggaggcaaATAATGAATAAAGCAATTGCTAGAGAAACTTTAATTATTATTGAGGGGCTCAGAAAGGGACACAGCCCTCGAGGTGTGGCTTCACCAATGCCCAGCACAGAAGGACAATCGCTGCCCTGATCCTGATGGCTACACTACTGCTGATACAGGCCCAGTGCTATTGGCCTTTTTgtccacctgggcacacctgggctcagGTTCAGCTGTTGTCAGTCAGCTTCCCAGCCACTCTTTCCACAGCTGGGCGATGCAGAGGGTGAGTGTGGCCAAAGTGTACGAGCCAGCACTTGCCAGTGGCGTCAGCCCATGGATCCAGCCAgtccagggccctctgcagccttcctgccctccagcaggtCCGCCTCTGACCCAGCTTCTCATCCAAAGAGGGAcatggaggtgctggagcaagtccagagaagagaaaggaagttGATTAAGGGTCTAGAGAACAAGTCTGATGAGAAATGGCTGAGAGAacagagagctggggagggttCAGTCTTGAGCAAAGGAGGCCCAGGGGGAACTGTCGctattggacatgaaatgagcacacagaagcttggtaagttcaaaagagaaaaagagctaatttaatttctgacttttcaatatatagaattctaaaagtgacagcggattggaggatgaaattacCACCTCTctaaccacactggtcaaaccaacagtccatcaattctctcctcctgcaaagaagaatgcaaaacaatcattatttacgtgaacagtgtgtgagaactccagtagaaatatgtaagcatcagaaggcatagaaaattttaaaggaGCTTTAAAGCTTTCAGAAGAACTATAAAGGAAAACttcacacttttaaaaatcagggcaacagagAATGTCATCACTCTCTACACCAGCCTGACAGGTTGTACTTAGATGGGGACCGGGCTCTCCtcacagtgacaggacaagaggacacgGTCTTAAGCTGTGCTAGGGAGGTTAAGTTGCACAtaaggaggaatttcttcacagaaaggattGTTAAACATTGGAAggccctgccctgggaggtggtggagccACCTTCTCTGAGGGTGTTCAAGGACCAGCTGGACGTGACgctcagtgctctggtctgcttgacaaggtggtgtttggtcCAAAGCTTGATGAAATTCTCTCAGAGATCTCTTAcaacctaattgattctgtgattctctgcaATTAACACCTGGTAAAGACAGGGAATCCTTTCAAATTAAGTATGATAAACTGTAATGTTTTGTAAAAGGATTTCACAGGAGCTCACATATTACCCTGACCAATCAATAAGATAGACATAAATCCCTAAAATGGTTAACAGTTCTCTGGTCTTTTTATCCACAAAGCACACAGTATTCTACAGTTTTAGAGCTATAATGAATCTCTGAAATCATATTAAGCTGGaatcaaataataatttaattgctAATAGCAAGAATCCCGTTAAATTATTTGAGCAGGAAGAGCAACTCCACTTGCCTTTGAAAATTTGTAATCAAGTTAATGGTATAAGTTCTTCAGCAGCAATTGTTTGGGTCATCTCTGGGTAAAACATATAGGCAATTGAACCACGATTTTCTTTAATGGGCCCTAAATTGCACTGTGTTTTCTCAATCCTTGTGCatgttttccttaattttctaGCTTGTGTGGGCAAGGCCAAAATACCCAAGATACAAATTCATTAAGATGTCAGGACGTTCTGGATTGTTCACACGTAATCTGTAACCAAAGCCTCATGTCActgtttgacactggcacaatgccagcgcccccatgaaaatgcaacctctcaattgaatgctgtgaaatgcgatcaagaacagagcagagcaggcccaagcttaataagaaaggaaaaaaaaaactttattaagctactactactactatactactataaaagaaaaaataaagaaaaacacacacaaaattcaaaatgaaaacctttcaaaacattcctcctcccaccaccaaaccacaacaaacacaaaccacagtgagacacgacttcaatataatcaatactaagtccatcaggggagagaggagtctcccttgcaccacagacccccaggaaacacagctgccacttcttgtgttttcatgtcacacatggcactgcctggagcGAATCTGCCAGcgtgacactctcctctccatgtcacagtgctctcaccaccgtgcatggacagaccgctcatagggctcctttaaggaggctttgccaaggaccaacaggaacaacagtccagtgtctcattttggaactacagtcccccccattttcttcctcccctggggccgaaggtgaaaacagagatctccatcttcctgaagacagagggcaccatcacaccctcctcaactttctctgttcattcctgaactggtagttgatgaagcaggtctcttggctcaccacgcattctcctaaaatacagtctctctcttggaggagaaaattggttcagtctatggctaacaagaaaaagtccaggCAAAAGCCACTCCACCATATTCCCCCCCAgtcttctttccctaacatcccaggtcccaggctgtctctcttcctctctttcaaaccaaggaggaataatgttttcacaaagctttcatttctcaaggaagggttaaaagtcccgactccaTGGATGGCTCTtggcccaggctccagctcccacactgAGCACACTTCCCCCCCGCTTCCTTCTCTGCCAGAGTACTGTCggcactgtcactgtccctttCTTTCTTGAGAGAGAGATTCTGGGGGAAAACGCGaacatcccagatttcctccacccttcatctgcagtgggacagcccagttccagtccctccatccTTCGGCCTTACCTCAgccaggccacatggcttcccctcccccacccagccacgggctgggcaggtgagagtctgcactgcaccctgaccggaaccaaagagagagaaagttctcctgggaattctgcttttaacccctctgtgttctcagaggtgtgtccaccctcaattggtcaccccaagtgtcaatATCCAACCCTGACCCCTGgctggattgacctcttccttccgagaaaattattttccGCGTCAAACCCGACAGGGCCtcagcacaaagccccagacggtcattaaagtccttgtgctgtgtctgtgctgctgaactgggccaggctcctggcacagaagCAGCTCCTGACAACCAAGAaaagcttcaaaagcacattccTCTTgatgagcagctcttctcccagcccagcagggcaggggcactGTCTACAACCAGCCCGTGCACAGcgcagaggcacagagagcttcaatcagtcagggctgggaaggtgctgagaagtgcctggggcagaatcactgccagcccttggcacaggaacctctggctgcaggacaatgcagctgcagctcctggagtgatctcctGCAGCTGGAACATCCCGATGCCTACAGACTCTGTGAGTACAACCCTGAGTATTTCTGGTGCAGGGGAGGTGAAATGCTCATGAAGCTCTGACATGCTGAGGGCTTCTTATCAGTCATAGAATATTTCCAAGACAAggattttgataaaaataaggaaatccCCTGAGACTTTGTATTCAGTTTCCTACAATTGGAGAATGTCAGGGAGGGGGGATAAATATTAAAGGTGTTATTAATTTTGACAAGTGCCTGAGACCTCTGAACTGTCACTTTTAGTGATCAATAGGTTCACAGGAGATCCCTATTGTgctttcagccactctgcccgTGGACAGCACCAGCATCACTTTTGCTGGAGCCATTTGGCTCAGACTGAGCTGTCTTTTCTCCAAGCTGCAACCAgaacctgcccccagccagtgccCAGCAAACAGGCAGGGTTCTGAAGGACCAAGGAGAGgtcacagagatttggggtctgtgagagctggcagggagagatcaggcacagggaaacacctgcaggaggaaaatctccaggaagcagagagaagaccaggcaatgagagaaaacaaacccagaaataCCGTGGCAGGCAGAGTTCAGAGATCTCCACAGGATtccctccagtgcagcccctccctctgcacaagcccccttgctgcacagggctgggagcagctgcccggcacggggggctctggcagggggcactgctggctcagggtgacacagctgtccccagtgcccggctctgggcaatgctggcagtgcagccagggaaggagctgcatctcccttatccagtgccatcagaaggacaCTTGGGAGTCTCCCTGAGATTTCAGTCCAAGCCGGGAGCTTCAATCCAGGATGCAAACCTGTCCTAGAGCATCTCTGTGTTATAGGATTGATGAAGAAAGGCAGAGGTGTTCTGACATTGAAAGTGCTGTTGGGATGGTGAAATGAGCAAAGGGAGTCCTTGGATTCAAATGTGGACCTGGACTGTGGTGGATccatctgctctcagcagtaCCTGGAGCTTTCAAAGTTGATCATCTTCTACCTGAGAAAGATTTAAGCCCAGAGAAACTCGGAACAGGTCAGAATGCCAAGCCATCTCCCCTCACTCTTCATTCATCACTTTGCCTCACAGAACTTGCTCTGTTCTCCCTGAGTGCAGCAGAAATGCCAAAGGTTTCTGATATCCAGGAATACATGAGAGACATGGGGGcagcttaaaaagaaaaccccagaaCTCTTGAACACAAAAAGGTGTCTCTGTGTGTTATGGAGAAGGGTGTATGGGAAATGGCTTTAATTTTGATTAAATGTAACTCCTCTAACTCTTCCCTGTCcttttctccatgaacaggacccatgtgcagccacagcaaatgtccaatGGCAGCaccatcagccacttcctcctgctggcattGGCAGACacgtggcagctgcagctcctgcacttctgcctcttcctggggatctccctggctgccctcctgggcaacggcctcataATCAGCACCATAGCCTGcagccaccacctgcacacacccatgttcttcttcctgctcaaccgggccctcagcgacctgggctccatctgcaccgCTGTTCCCAAAGGCATGCACAATTCCCTATGGGACACCAGGCACATCTCCTACATAGGATGTGCTGCTCTGGTATTTCTGCTTATCTTCTTCATGGGAGCAGAGTATtccctcctgaccatcatgtgcgATGACCACTACATGTCCCTGTGCAAAgccctgcactacgggaccctccttgccagcagagcttgtgcccacatggcagcagctgcctgggccagtggcTTTCTCTATTCCCTGCTGCACCCGGCcaaaacattttccctgcccctgtgcctggGACggttcttctgtgaaatcccccagatcctcaagctctcttGATCCAAATTCTACCTCAGAGAACTTGGGCTCATTGCAGTTAGTGCCTGTTTAGGACTCagatgttttgtgttcattgttttctccaatgtgcagatcttcagggctgtgctgaggatcccctctgagcagggacggcacaaagtcttttccacctgcctcccctCACCTTGGTGTGCAGTCCCTCTTTGTCAGCACTGCTCACCTGAAGcccccctccatctcctccccatccctggatctggcactgtcagttctgtactcggtggttcctccagccctgaaccccctcatccaCAGCCTGAGAatcaggagctcaaggctgcagtgaaacatgcagtgaaacatttcagaaacattaaactgctggccaatttttGCTAATCACTTTTAACAAAAGTCATCTTTGACACTTCttgttggtttcattttggaagttctttttctttttaaagtgcATTTAATAGTATCCTCAAAAAAATTTCATtgcttgtgccatttctcactttgtttctctccaccttccctgcgACTAtagactgtgtcaatgaggggctgccTCTCGGtgactttaaaggaactaaaggatttCCCAGCAGTTTTCTCCAGAGATACTCCTTTTTTGACCTTctttggagctgcagcagcaatgtctttgtgcagagctgggggcagatctgtgctggcacagcagctgtgcccaggagcagcagcacttggtgttGCCggtgctgctcctgtgccacagccctgctgccctggtggccctggggttTCTGTAGGGCCTGAGTGCTTTTGTGGctgggcacagtcctgggggtggcagtgccggggctgcagcagggacaggccatgggcattgctggggcagagctgatGCCTCAGGGCATGGCCTGGGGACTCTAGGATCATTGCATTGCCCAGGCTGTCACAAGAACACGGCCAGGCCAATGCTCTGCACAGAAACCCCCATAAGCAGCCCAAAGGTGGTCATGGGCAGGTTGGGGACAAACAGAAtggctggtgctctgcaagggccctgggggagatgggaaggagctgcagagcaagAGCTGATCCATCCCCACAGTGTCCTGGACAGTCCAGTGCAGTATCCCAGAGCGTCCTCATGGACCTGACAACAAcatcccccctctgcagccctggcctctcccccagctcacagaggtgctgcatccttgcacacacagacacggcaggactggctcagcagcccctgtttgcatTGCACACAGCAGGTGGGAGCACCCCATGGTGTTGGTGTGGGGACATGAACCTGAGggagcacaaatgccatcatcccctggggccaggaTGGGCTGGGGCATGgcagggaaaccactcagctttgtcatggcctctgcagtcagcctgaaagtttgttcccatcagctgggagtttcctgtcccactgcagatgctgttgctcagagccagggctgcctggcagccacccccaaactgccctgagcatttccttggcttcacttttgctttctttattccTCCTGCAACACATTTCTTCCTGTTGCctgccccttttcccttccccgcAAGCTGCCCATTCCggttttctctttcctctctggcccCCACTCCCCAAATTGGCACCATGGGAACGTCCCTTGGGCAGCAGGATCATCCTACAAATGCTTcaggaattgtctgcaggctcctgcagttcCTCCTGCTGatcccttgccagaggcaccaCAGGTcaggggggcacatctgggctgctgtaTCTGGCTGTGGGCCTCCCAGTTCTGGGCAATGAGCTGGAGAGGCTCTGCcggactgacaggatgggctttgggcctgtgaggagaagctgaaggacctgggctgctgcatcttctgaagaggaggcccagggctcatcctgcagctgctccaagggtggtttcagagaatcacacaatcagcaaggttgaaaaagaccttggatgtcatcaagtccaacctgtgccctgaaactgccttgtctcccctgagcctcctcttctcctggatgaacaaccccagctccctaagctgctcctcacaagaattgtgctccagacccctcaccagccttgttgcccttctctgggcaTTCTCCAGCCCTTCCATCTCCTTTCTAAATTGGTGGCCCAGAACTGGATAGAGtactcgaggtgctgcccaaccaTTGGTGAACACACACGGGAAGAATCACTGAACTGCTCCTCCTGGcaacaccattcctgatccagccCAGGAGCCAGTGGCCTTCTTGGCTATCACCAGCCGGGGGCTATGTACAAGTCACgaatgggatgggaatgctgtggtATGCGTctcaagctgtttattttttagcatcagtctcattacatggttatgacaatgggaagatgccagcagctcacatccaggcaacagaccaagaacttaatgttacaacttactttataaactttttgaccagtcacacaaagcaaaagcatattgacagtagttctatccaaTCACTATAAGCACACGTACCTTtagttaaaacaatgcttgcttatttagAATACAATACTTGCTTGTAAGCCtcaagatacaatgcacagagctccattattaagcttagaccttcctaatatctcaccagatatacttttctgcaactcaggaagttattctacccaagcGTTAATACATAGAttattgttctatttgtcctttctttctccttcttgtataatttttctgctgacaaatcttatagctactgcttagctctaatcaccatcctgctgtctctgaggcctgccttttgcaatgtgcccaaaaccctctgattttaaggaatcccacaatTCTCCCTCTAGGTTCAACTAAAAGAAACTGTCATAATCTTGTCACTTATTAACTACCTTGCATTTCATAGCTTTCCTACAATATATCTGCTCATTACTTGCTTAAAGCATCATTTTTGCTTGCATTAAGCATAGCTATATTGCAACACAGcaaattgaatgctgtgaaggTCCAATCAATTCAAAGCACATAAGTCATGTTTGATAGCAATTACAAGTCATTGTTCAAAGAAGTCTTGCCAGTTCCAAGGTCTTAGTTCAAAACCTTCCTCCATCTCTATACCTTCATCCACTAACTCTGTAAGAGTTCGAGAACTCTCTGTGAACCCATTTCCCACCTCTCTCTCTTGCATGATAAAAACTTCTTTGATAGCTTTGTCCATCATGTGTCGTACACACCGAAGTATGCAAGGCATTACTATGAGTATCGTAACTAAAATTCCTAACACATATAAACCTATCTTACAAAGATTCCTTGGCCAAGGTGCAAAACTCCATTCTTGGAACACGTTATCTAACCATGATACACCATCTTCTTTAATTTGAGCTGTCAAATCCTTTAGCTTTTGTATGCTTTTGTGTATGGATTCAGAACGATCTGACAGATTCATACAACACAAGCCTTCAAATTCCTCACAACCGTGTCCATATGccaataaaagaaaatcaattgcTGCTCTATTTTGAAGAGTGGCATGTCTAACACTGTTAACATCCGTCAGCATGTCACTGATGACAGTGGATGTGGCATTAGTTTGTTTACTCAGCCAACATCCAACCCGATCTAATTGTTTCAATGCCACTGCTGAAGCCAGTTGGGGTAAAAACAAGCCTGCTGAAACCCTTTTCCCAGCATTCCAAGGCCTGAAATCACTCTTACACTTCTCATCATAGTAACGAGCAGATCTTGTCCCCCTATTCTTCTTCTTAATGACCGCTTTAGCCGTAGGTGCTATCACAGTGAGCATGCCAATGCTCCATGGGCCACCTTCAAGGCGTGATGGAATGCCCTGTCAAGCCCTATCTCCACAAATGAAGCAATATCTTTTTGGCAATTGTCATGGATATTGGTCCTCCTTGGAAAACACATCCCAGTTGTCTGAATAATTGCActaaaaaatcaaattcctgTATGCAGAGTAATGGGGAGTAACAT
The DNA window shown above is from Taeniopygia guttata chromosome 37, bTaeGut7.mat, whole genome shotgun sequence and carries:
- the LOC116807036 gene encoding hydrocephalus-inducing protein homolog is translated as MKQFLCQQLKLFLCLSCSSVGIEPQILTFTISGKGHEPRLTVVCSSARSERGNAVLRFKRLQLWDSEVLPLVIRNDGIIPVKFMLLLEDEHGMFFLKGRTSPVKVFHTGDVKKELIGKASKLPKKPFFHLSPGKSTEFDVIFKPTLAQHLEGKTHVLVKDSYSNETLIELVGEGHKEEFTLLGLEDDTQERNVKSSLKKDITDAVRVNHIESGDCPVGKRCYRTFAVTNRSLKQFMRFEWEADAPFLFSPKVGHLHPGCAKDITVILKSDVPATFMRHLVKCKMTKVNFELPQKKVPDWDDQMCIVTWKDTTRKNPAAATRPKIKQVVETAPEPAPTVVEESSQELEVYRSAVVAYTQFKLSTTMIQFKSTLPFQTGTATFTLQNTGEVALEYSWEKPAGSEPVKKLKKPYSTSLMQILQVHPSSLPPTCSRRQSCWEHRILSLEGILFLPAGRFLSYDTVKHRRKLLRLFWSEQDHPSETHPKVRQLRRPAEQQQDSEQQQEPDSKWQQDSEQELDSEQDSEQELDSVQELDFVQELDSVQELDFVQELDFVQELDFEQQQYSEQEDRVSTSLEVFPDVVHDLFSINPYCGIIAPGQKETFDVQFFPECLGKFKTTLLCRIPNLQPGEKMGQVTLEGRAQEKDSLDKPLEETE